From the Gallaecimonas kandeliae genome, one window contains:
- a CDS encoding esterase/lipase family protein, whose amino-acid sequence MKLNAMVLGLALLGTASVSQEAQATGSGYTQTQYPIVLVHGLFGFDSLAGVDYWYGIPSALSKDGAQVYVVNVSAANSTEVRGEQLLDQIQSILALTGAKKVNLIGHSHGGPTARYAASMRPDLVASVTSVGGVNWGSRFADAVRGTLPEGSLAEDIVAGAANGFSSIIEFLSGSPADPSDSIAALNSLTTADTVRFNGLYPEGMPDHYCGQGPMKASNGVYYFSWSGASKVTNLLDVSDAGLLATSLVFNEPNDGLVSSCSSHLGMVIRDNYGMNHLDEVNQAFGLVNLFETNPKTLYRAQANRLKNLGL is encoded by the coding sequence ATGAAACTCAACGCAATGGTATTGGGCCTGGCACTGCTGGGCACCGCAAGCGTCAGCCAGGAAGCCCAGGCCACGGGCAGCGGCTACACCCAGACCCAGTATCCCATAGTGCTGGTGCACGGCCTCTTCGGCTTCGATTCCCTGGCCGGGGTGGACTACTGGTACGGCATACCCTCGGCGCTCAGCAAAGACGGCGCCCAGGTCTATGTGGTCAATGTGTCCGCCGCCAACAGCACCGAAGTGCGGGGTGAGCAGCTGCTGGACCAGATCCAATCGATCCTGGCCCTGACCGGCGCCAAGAAGGTAAACCTCATCGGCCATTCCCACGGCGGCCCCACCGCCCGCTATGCCGCCTCCATGCGGCCGGATCTGGTGGCTTCCGTCACCTCCGTGGGGGGCGTCAACTGGGGCTCGCGCTTTGCCGACGCCGTGCGCGGCACCCTGCCTGAAGGCTCGCTGGCCGAAGACATAGTGGCCGGCGCCGCCAACGGCTTCTCGTCCATCATCGAGTTCCTGTCCGGCAGCCCGGCCGACCCCAGCGACTCGATAGCGGCCCTGAACTCCCTGACCACGGCCGACACTGTGCGCTTCAACGGCCTCTACCCCGAGGGCATGCCCGACCATTACTGCGGCCAGGGCCCCATGAAGGCCAGCAACGGCGTCTACTACTTCTCCTGGAGCGGCGCCAGCAAGGTCACCAACCTGCTGGACGTCAGCGACGCCGGCCTGCTGGCCACCTCCTTGGTCTTCAACGAGCCCAACGACGGCCTGGTCTCCAGCTGTTCCAGCCACCTGGGCATGGTGATCCGTGACAACTACGGCATGAACCACCTGGACGAAGTGAACCAGGCCTTCGGCTTGGTGAACCTCTTCGAGACCAACCCCAAGACCCTCTACCGGGCCCAGGCCAACCGCCTGAAAAACCTGGGGCTTTGA
- a CDS encoding lipase secretion chaperone, whose product MKFRYWLPPLLLGAALGYGFWPAQHQAVTSVEAKPASLAKTQADGALGQGFALDQALMERFDYWLSARGELPDEALKAKLADSLKADGWRDGDIQAALAAFGRYQGYLKALAQVAKPASAKAADLKAAWAERDAVRARYFSEAERQALWGQDKALEEFTLRRLEINELGLSPAERADWLDDELAKAPPEVQKAFAPSQQLDRLDQMAGASRDQLAARFGDEAADRLEAAKAREQGWKDKVAAYRAEANRLAELPPEQRDQALAQYRAGHFTALEGRRLDAWLRSGLK is encoded by the coding sequence ATGAAGTTCCGCTACTGGCTGCCCCCCTTGCTGTTGGGGGCGGCCCTCGGCTACGGCTTCTGGCCAGCTCAGCATCAGGCGGTTACGTCGGTGGAAGCCAAGCCGGCGAGCCTGGCCAAGACCCAGGCCGACGGCGCCCTCGGCCAAGGCTTCGCCCTGGACCAGGCCCTGATGGAGCGCTTCGACTATTGGCTGAGCGCCAGGGGCGAGCTGCCGGACGAAGCCCTCAAGGCCAAGTTGGCGGACTCCCTCAAGGCCGACGGCTGGCGTGATGGCGACATCCAGGCGGCCCTGGCCGCCTTCGGCCGCTACCAGGGGTACCTCAAGGCCTTGGCCCAGGTCGCCAAGCCCGCCTCGGCCAAGGCCGCCGACCTCAAGGCCGCCTGGGCCGAGCGGGACGCGGTACGGGCCCGTTATTTTTCCGAGGCCGAGCGCCAGGCCCTCTGGGGCCAGGACAAGGCCCTGGAGGAATTCACCCTGAGGCGCCTGGAGATCAACGAGCTGGGCCTGAGCCCCGCCGAACGGGCCGACTGGCTGGACGACGAACTGGCCAAGGCGCCGCCCGAGGTGCAGAAGGCCTTTGCCCCCAGCCAGCAGCTGGACAGGCTGGATCAGATGGCCGGCGCCAGCCGCGACCAGTTGGCGGCCCGTTTCGGGGACGAAGCGGCGGACCGGTTGGAGGCGGCCAAGGCCAGGGAGCAGGGCTGGAAGGACAAGGTGGCGGCCTACCGCGCCGAGGCCAACCGCCTGGCGGAACTGCCCCCCGAGCAGCGGGACCAGGCCCTGGCTCAATACAGGGCCGGCCACTTCACGGCTCTGGAGGGGCGGCGCCTGGACGCCTGGCTGCGCAGCGGCCTGAAATGA
- a CDS encoding YebC/PmpR family DNA-binding transcriptional regulator — MGAQWKAKHKTAAANAKGKIFTKLTREIMVAARAGADPDMNARLRLAIEAAKKASMPKDTLERAIKKGAGLLDEVIHYELVTYEGFGPHQVPVIVECLTDNKNRTFSEMRVGFRGGQLGNSGSVSWDFDYLGFIEAVGTANAEEAAIEAGAQDLEEGEDGLVTFYTDPKDLDAVSRALPGFGFEVQSAKLGYKPKNPVSLDGTALEEVEAFLEKLDAVDDVQEIYVGLAG; from the coding sequence ATGGGCGCACAGTGGAAGGCCAAGCACAAGACGGCGGCGGCCAATGCCAAGGGTAAGATCTTCACCAAACTGACCCGCGAGATCATGGTGGCGGCCCGCGCCGGCGCCGATCCGGACATGAATGCCCGGCTGCGCCTGGCCATCGAAGCGGCCAAGAAGGCCTCCATGCCCAAAGACACCCTGGAGCGGGCCATCAAGAAGGGCGCCGGCCTGCTGGACGAGGTGATCCACTACGAGCTGGTGACCTACGAGGGCTTCGGCCCCCACCAGGTGCCCGTCATCGTCGAGTGCCTGACCGACAACAAGAACCGCACCTTCTCCGAGATGCGGGTCGGCTTTCGCGGCGGCCAGCTGGGCAATTCCGGTTCGGTGTCCTGGGATTTTGACTACCTGGGCTTTATCGAGGCGGTGGGCACCGCCAATGCCGAGGAAGCGGCCATCGAAGCCGGCGCCCAGGATCTCGAAGAGGGCGAGGACGGCCTGGTGACCTTCTACACCGATCCCAAGGATCTCGACGCCGTCAGCCGCGCCCTGCCAGGCTTCGGCTTCGAGGTGCAGTCCGCCAAGCTGGGCTACAAGCCCAAGAACCCGGTGAGCCTGGACGGCACGGCCCTCGAAGAAGTGGAAGCCTTCCTGGAAAAGCTGGACGCCGTCGACGACGTCCAGGAGATCTACGTCGGCCTGGCCGGTTAA